A window of Malania oleifera isolate guangnan ecotype guangnan chromosome 5, ASM2987363v1, whole genome shotgun sequence contains these coding sequences:
- the LOC131155267 gene encoding probable polygalacturonase isoform X2 has translation MKGLVSAVLLLLALSNAAGQYGGNEAQCKYKRSLEPRPHSVSILEFGAVGDGKTLNTIAFQNAIFYLNSFSDKGGAQLYVPAGRWLTGSFNLTSHLTLFLERDAIILGSQCYDHWEIAEPLPSYGRGIELPGRRYRSLINGLNLSDVVITGDNGTIDGQGTFWWEQFSSHSLNYSRPHLVEFISSRDVTISNLTFLNSPAWNIHPVYCSNVQVQNITAHAPAESPHTSGIVPDSSEFVCIEDSNITVGYDAISIKSGWDEYGIAYGKPTTDVHVRGVRLQSFSGSALSFGSEMSGGISNVLAERILVQNSFTGIGFKTSKGRGGYIEDILISDVEMECVGRAIEATGQWESHPDDKFDPKALPAVNGITFKNMVGTNITVAGNFSGIYESPFKSICLSNISLTIVADPSSTSWVCSNVSGFSENVSPEPCPSLQSSFPNSSSACFSLLSATSHASYVIL, from the exons ATGAAGGGGCTAGTAA GTGCTGTGCTTTTGCTTCTGGCATTGAGCAATGCTGCTGGACAATATGGAGGAAATGAGGCACAGTGCAAATACAAGAGGTCTTTGGAACCCAGGCCTCACAGTGTGTCCATCTTGGAGTTTGGGGCAGTTGGGGATGGGAAAACATTGAACACCATTGCTTTCCAGAATGCCATTTTCTATCTCAACTCCTTTTCCGACAAGGGCGGTGCTCAGTTATATGTTCCGGCAGGCAGGTGGCTTACAGGAAGTTTCAACCTTACCAGCCACCTCACCCTTTTCCTTGAAAGAGATGCCATCATTCTTGGATCTCAG TGTTATGACCATTGGGAAATAGCAGAACCCCTACCGTCCTATGGACGGGGAATCGAGTTGCCTGGCAGAAGATATCGCAGCCTGATTAATGGACTCAATTTAAGTGATGTGGTAATAACAG GTGATAATGGGACCATCGATGGCCAGGGCACTTTCTGGTGGGAGCAGTTCAGTTCTCATTCCTTGAACTACAGTCGCCCGCACCTTGTGGAATTTATTAGTTCTAGAGATGTCACTATTTCAAATTTAACCTTCCTTAATTCCCCTGCCTGGAACATTCATCCAGTATATTGCAG TAATGTGCAAGTTCAAAACATAACGGCCCATGCTCCAGCTGAATCTCCTCACACTAGTGGTATTGTCCCAG ATTCCTCGGAGTTTGTCTGCATCGAGGACAGCAATATCACTGTGGGTTATGATGCTATTTCGATCAAGAGTGGTTGGGATGAGTATGGAATTGCCTATGGCAAACCCACCACTGATGTCCATGTCAGGGGGGTTCGTCTCCAGTCTTTTTCGGGCTCTGCCCTCTCGTTTGGCAGTGAGATGTCTGGTGGCATCTCCAACGTACTTGCAGAGCGCATTCTCGTGCAGAACTCGTTCACCGGCATTGGATTCAAAACATCTAAAGGCAGGGGCGGTTATATAGAAGACATACTCATATCAGATGTGGAAATGGAATGTGTTGGCAGAGCAATAGAGGCAACAGGTCAGTGGGAGTCCCACCCAGATGACAAATTTGATCCAAAGGCACTTCCCGCTGTCAATGGCATTACATTTAAGAATATGGTTGGCACAAACATCACTGTTGCAGGAAACTTCTCGGGAATTTATGAATCACCATTCAAGTCCATTTGCTTATCAAATATCTCCCTAACCATCGTTGCTGACCCTTCTTCCACTTCCTGGGTCTGTTCTAACGTATCGGGTTTCTCCGAGAACGTGTCTCCTGAACCATGTCCCAGCCTTCAAAGCTCATTTCCAAACTCTTCCTCAGCTTGTTTCTCCCTCTTATCTGCAACGAGTCATGCATCTTATGTTATTTTGTGA
- the LOC131155267 gene encoding probable polygalacturonase isoform X1 → MSITTAPSSSSSSSSSSSSVHVASPHWVLVSAFSSPLVLKEGAEGAHEGASAVLLLLALSNAAGQYGGNEAQCKYKRSLEPRPHSVSILEFGAVGDGKTLNTIAFQNAIFYLNSFSDKGGAQLYVPAGRWLTGSFNLTSHLTLFLERDAIILGSQCYDHWEIAEPLPSYGRGIELPGRRYRSLINGLNLSDVVITGDNGTIDGQGTFWWEQFSSHSLNYSRPHLVEFISSRDVTISNLTFLNSPAWNIHPVYCSNVQVQNITAHAPAESPHTSGIVPDSSEFVCIEDSNITVGYDAISIKSGWDEYGIAYGKPTTDVHVRGVRLQSFSGSALSFGSEMSGGISNVLAERILVQNSFTGIGFKTSKGRGGYIEDILISDVEMECVGRAIEATGQWESHPDDKFDPKALPAVNGITFKNMVGTNITVAGNFSGIYESPFKSICLSNISLTIVADPSSTSWVCSNVSGFSENVSPEPCPSLQSSFPNSSSACFSLLSATSHASYVIL, encoded by the exons ATGAGCATTACAACCGcaccctcttcttcttcttcttcttcctcctcctcttcctctgTTCATGTCGCTTCTCCTCACTGGGTTTTGGTCTCTGCCTTTTCCTCACCGCTGGTGTTGAAGGAAGGAGCAGAAGGAGCTCATGAAGGGGCTA GTGCTGTGCTTTTGCTTCTGGCATTGAGCAATGCTGCTGGACAATATGGAGGAAATGAGGCACAGTGCAAATACAAGAGGTCTTTGGAACCCAGGCCTCACAGTGTGTCCATCTTGGAGTTTGGGGCAGTTGGGGATGGGAAAACATTGAACACCATTGCTTTCCAGAATGCCATTTTCTATCTCAACTCCTTTTCCGACAAGGGCGGTGCTCAGTTATATGTTCCGGCAGGCAGGTGGCTTACAGGAAGTTTCAACCTTACCAGCCACCTCACCCTTTTCCTTGAAAGAGATGCCATCATTCTTGGATCTCAG TGTTATGACCATTGGGAAATAGCAGAACCCCTACCGTCCTATGGACGGGGAATCGAGTTGCCTGGCAGAAGATATCGCAGCCTGATTAATGGACTCAATTTAAGTGATGTGGTAATAACAG GTGATAATGGGACCATCGATGGCCAGGGCACTTTCTGGTGGGAGCAGTTCAGTTCTCATTCCTTGAACTACAGTCGCCCGCACCTTGTGGAATTTATTAGTTCTAGAGATGTCACTATTTCAAATTTAACCTTCCTTAATTCCCCTGCCTGGAACATTCATCCAGTATATTGCAG TAATGTGCAAGTTCAAAACATAACGGCCCATGCTCCAGCTGAATCTCCTCACACTAGTGGTATTGTCCCAG ATTCCTCGGAGTTTGTCTGCATCGAGGACAGCAATATCACTGTGGGTTATGATGCTATTTCGATCAAGAGTGGTTGGGATGAGTATGGAATTGCCTATGGCAAACCCACCACTGATGTCCATGTCAGGGGGGTTCGTCTCCAGTCTTTTTCGGGCTCTGCCCTCTCGTTTGGCAGTGAGATGTCTGGTGGCATCTCCAACGTACTTGCAGAGCGCATTCTCGTGCAGAACTCGTTCACCGGCATTGGATTCAAAACATCTAAAGGCAGGGGCGGTTATATAGAAGACATACTCATATCAGATGTGGAAATGGAATGTGTTGGCAGAGCAATAGAGGCAACAGGTCAGTGGGAGTCCCACCCAGATGACAAATTTGATCCAAAGGCACTTCCCGCTGTCAATGGCATTACATTTAAGAATATGGTTGGCACAAACATCACTGTTGCAGGAAACTTCTCGGGAATTTATGAATCACCATTCAAGTCCATTTGCTTATCAAATATCTCCCTAACCATCGTTGCTGACCCTTCTTCCACTTCCTGGGTCTGTTCTAACGTATCGGGTTTCTCCGAGAACGTGTCTCCTGAACCATGTCCCAGCCTTCAAAGCTCATTTCCAAACTCTTCCTCAGCTTGTTTCTCCCTCTTATCTGCAACGAGTCATGCATCTTATGTTATTTTGTGA